The region TCTTTCATAAGGTGGATGCTTGATGCCAGCATTTTTTGGAACTTGGTAtccaaatttatctttattattttttttgcgGGGGAGGACGTGACCTCTTCCCTAACACTAGGTGCCTTGTTctctgggtatattttgattCAATTTGAGGCTTAAGGGATGAAAATTCCAATCTTTGCTTGCTTTTCTTGCTGGTCTTtttgctctccctgcctccagggccTGGGTTTGGGTCCTTATGCAGGAAGCCACACTGGCTGTCCTTTACCAATAGGGGGCCCCGGTGCGGGAGAGGGCGGAGAGCCAGCTAAGAGGCCCCAGGAGCCCACATTGCCCTCTATCAATTAGCTTAAGTATATCAACGGCAACACAATGGACAGATGTGAATTCTTTCCAAGTTAGAATTATACTCTGAAAGAAGGTAGGGCATTCTAAGAACCTTAGTATTACAATACGCCATTTGCAAGGCATACTTAAATTAAATGACTGTTATTTCTTCATGGTGAGCTAAAATTTAGGTCCTTTTATAGTAGGCTCTGTGCTGTGCCTCCTAATCAAGGCAAACTCCTACTCAGGACAATTATATCCCAATTTACTGCTTATGCACAAATTTCTGATCTATAGGATTAGGACTTGGGAGGTAATTTGTTTCTATAAAATAACTCTTAAGATATGGAGAGTTATAAGTATGtaaatgactgtgtgtgtgtgtgtgtgtgtgtgtgtgtgtgtgtgtgtgtgcgcgcgcgcaagCCCCTATGTTCATGACTTACTGCCAGTACCTCTAGGCACTGACTCTACATCATCATAAACTCAGAAACGAATATATTTAAGAGTTCCTTAGGTCAAGCATGGGGGTTAATATGATGTATTTTTGAATGATGCTGAGTTTCAAACTTTTTATCAGATCTTGGGCTGTCACAGGATCCAGGAATAGCTCTGTTATGCTCTGGATGACTACATGTCTGTTAATTTCTAAAGAATTTATGCTAATTATTTGAAGTCTGCTACTTAGGTTGTGGATGCATGGATGgagaataatttttcaaaacatgttGTTTCTTGGCAGCGGAgggcccctgcagcccctccttCCTGGGCAAATGGGTCTTAGCCTTGCTTTGGGGACAAACCTCCTCCCCTGAACTGTCTCCTTCCCAGAGCCCTTACCTGACCTCataacatgcacacacacacacacacacacacacacacattatttttggaatttatgAAATTCCATAACTTATTTgtgcatttacttttttattttctgtttcctcccgACAGAGTGGGGCTTTGGGCTTGTTCTTTGCTCTGTCTCAGCCCCTAGAACAGTGATGGACCCATACTAGGCAATCTCGACTATTTGCTGAATGATGAAATTTGGTGTAAATTCTCCTGGACTGCCTAGTAAACGAGCAGATTTTGCAAACTGGTTGACTGTATCATGTGTTTAACTTGGACCATTTAAGCTTTGCTTTCCCTCTAAGCAACATTAACTGGTCCATACGAAAAGCTGTCATCTTGGCCTGTAAGGATCTGAAAGTAAGGCAACCctgctgattaaaaaaatcaagatttggagCAAGACTGGGTTTCCAAATCAGCCCTTGGCCAGCTCTCACTCAGGTGATCTTGGGTGAGGCGTATTATGGTCTCTGTGCCTTTGTGAAATGGGGACAGTGGGCATTTCCTGCAGCTCTTGAGAATGCAGCAGGCAGACAAGGGAAAGAATACAAAGCTACTTTGAAACCTATTGAGCCCAAAGTTAGGTGAGGTGTTATTAtaggttgaactgtgtccccccaaattcatatgctgaagccctgaTTCCCAGTCCCTTAAGAAGGAggctatatttggagataaggacTTTAATGAGGTGACTAAGTTAAATCGAGGTTTTTATGGTGTCtgaccggtgtccttataagaagggaagagacaccagaccatgtgaggacacagtaaggaGGTGACTGTtggcaagccagggagagaggtcTCAGGAAAAACCGAACCTGCTCACATGTGGTCTTGGACTTGAAGCTTCCAGAACCGAGAGAGAGCAAATGTCTGTCATCCAAGCTGTCTGGTCCGGGGTACTTTGTAATGGCAGCTCTGCAGATGGACACAGGTGCCCAGTAAGAAACTGTTGATGGGGTGTAGCCCTGATTTGATGACCATTATTCTAGCACTGGCCCTGTGTTGATCAGAATAGATGCGCACAAACAATATTTTAGCAGGTCAAACCATTTTCCCCTACGAGAGATTTTCATGGTAGTATCAAAGACTTGCAGTATTTACCTGGGATTGTCTTGAACTGGTAGTagctccttccttttctatttatgATTCTCTATTTTACATTTGCCATCAAATGATCTGTAAAAGAAAATCCACTTAACTCTATGAGGGAGGACCTATTTCATGCTCGGTGAAGAGTTGCTCTTATGACAATGACATCTTCAAGAACGGCTACCTGAACATCTCTCTTATGGCATCATAAAATCCAAAACAGCagagccccttcccctctgagtTTTTGCAAGGAAAAGGCAGTATATCAGGAAAATGGCTTAAGAAATATCTACAGAATAGCCCTGGGttccttcctggggagcaggTCAGGGCAGCACTGAATCATGAGACTCCCGAGCCTGGGGGAGCATCAGTGCTCATGGTGCTGTCCAGTGGCTGGGCTCGGTTGTCTGATGAAGTTTCCTCCCAGGGAGAAAAGGCTCGTTGCTTGGGACTGTTGTGCAGCTGGTTCtgcaggagaggtggggagagaagagaggtggACACACAGATTGGAGGGGGAGGCAAATGGAAGGGCTGGTAGGTAATGCAGTGGGTGGTGATGACTCAGGCCGCCCCGTACCTTTGAGGCCAGGCCTGCGAGAGCTGGGTGAGATCCGAGGAGCTTGTGCGGGCTTCCCGCCTGCCTGGGCTCACGAGACACTGCAGTTATGAGGGTGCCCCTCACAGCTCCAGAGCTACGCGGTCAGGAAGGTGGGTTCCCTCCTATTCTCCAGGGGAGTTGGCAATCACTAGCTTTTATAACCAGCTAATTGGTACGAATAACGTCTTGGCCATTCTCCTGGTCAGCTTCAGAAGGTCTTCACAGAGGGATGCACGATGATATGAAATGATATGATATGAAATGATAAATCTCCTGTACTTCAGAGAGCTAGGAATAATAGCAACCATGCAATAATGGGCAGGTTACAAAGTGCTCAGGTGAAATACTGCTCGCTCAGGCTGGTGGAAAGCCATCACCAGGAACAGGGTCCCTATGCCTTTTGCTTACTGGGATCCTGGATACAAATGTCAGGCAGAGAGTCCATCCTGCCCAGCTGTAAGCCTGCACACATCTTTTTGAAGCGACGAGCAGAAGCATCTGGGAAGGCACAGGGTGGTCTGGAGATGACAGGAGCACACATATTCCCTCTGCTCATTTTGATCTACTGCCCCTCATGAAGAGGGCTCAGGCCCCTTCAGTGCCTCCCAGCGATGGTGACTGGGGACTGCTGAGTTGATATTCACATGACCTGTGAGTCATGGGCTGCACCTGTCTTTCTGTGTAGCCTCTGGGCCTTGTGCTGCTAAACAAGGTCGTGAAGTCACAAGCCCAGCAAACGCCACCTGCCATCCAAGAAGCTGGGGAGGGCCCGACCCCTCGGCGCCGTCGCCTCATTGCATGTGATGGCCGTGTGGCTGTCCCTGCTGGAAAgcattccttcccttcccctccgcAGTGGGCCCCAAACATCCGAGAGTCTGAGCAAGtgcagggcctgggggctggggagccaTGTGACTGCTCACACCCTCGTCCACCTGCTTTGCAGCTCTGGCACATCCTGCTCAGTACCACTGGGCCAGTGGTTCCATTTACAATATGGCCCTGATCTGCACGTAACACTGATGGCTACATggaactgacttttaaaaacGATTTTACCTCCCCATTTTcgagatgagcaaactgagacccagagaagctATGAACCTTCCTGAGAGTCACAGAGCGGTAGGACACCGCCCCCCACAAATCACTCTACCTGCTTCTGCCAGGTGCCTCACTGGGACCAGGAGAGTTAGGAGGGAGTCAGCCTTATCCCAGAGAAGGTTGGAGGACACTGCCTGCTTGATGCGAGGCTGCTTTTCCTTTATTCACTGGCCAGGTGGCGATGGcaggcactgctctaggcacAGACGGGCTTAGCAGCCCACCCAGAGCTCACCCTTAGTGGGAATTTCTCAGGAGCTGTGTATCTGAAGGTGCCCACCCCTggatgcctttctctctctccaggccCTGACCATTCCCTGTGGCAGACCCCCTCCATTAAATGATGCTTCCTTATGTCACTCCAATGTGACCACGTTTTGCATCTTGTTCACTAAGCCATCTGTGGATGGTGCCTCTCAGCTGGAGCCACAGAGGCTCTGTCGtggcccctcccagcctcctcctgctgAGATTGGGATGCTCTGAGCCCTGCTTTCCTAGTCTCAGGACCACAACAAGTCATCTGCAGGCCCTTGTGTCATCGGCGGTGAACCCTGTGCCACCAAATCTAATAGTTGCCCCTTCTCCACCACATTCTGGGGCCCCCTCCTCTGCTTTGTGAATCTCGGTGGAAGGAGTCACAGTGTCAGACCTTCCCCAGGGAATGCCCGACCCTGCCAAGTAAACAGAAGGTAACAATTCCTGAATTATTagtgctttctttttaaacattgtaaTATTTTTCCAACGTGGGAGGCATGTAAAAATCACTTTCAGCTGAagatattagtttcagagatgattgtgaaatttatttttatgacccATCCTCAAAATCTTATATGTTTCTTAAATGTACATAATTTTCCACACCTTCTTTTATCATTTGTCAAAAAATAATATTGctgttttcttcattattattaagGAGAAAGATGAATCAGGTTGTTCAAAACCTTCAGGTTGCACGTTTTAAATCTAAAACCGAGGTTTTCTGTGTCCCCTTGAATGACAGCAAGGGTTTCCTCAGGGAGGAAGAGGATTTGGGGCTCTGAACCATCTTATCACAAGTCCTAGTGCTGAGGCCGATGTGGTTGGTATGGAGGGTCCATCGCTGGGAGCCCGGGAGCTGCAGCTGGTCACAGTTCAGGCTTGCCAGACACTATGCTGTTCCAGGCTTATGCAATAATGCTAAAGAAACGTGTTTAAGGTACTGGTGCGAGCCTCACGGAACTCCCCGCCCTGCCCAATGGCCCTATTCCTTATAGATTCCCTGCAATGCTGTTAAAAATGGGAATGCACTGATGCAGTGCCAGGCAAACCCACCGTGTCCTCTGTATCATCTGGGCTCTCATGGGTTAGAAAAAGACGGTCCCCCAAATATTCCCTGGACATTGGGGCATTCTAAATTCAGTGCTGTTATGGGCATCAGCAGCCAGTCTGGCATGGAGGAAAACAGGTCTACTGATTTAGGTCACAGATGCATCAGCCTGGCAAGGCTTGCAAAGCCCCTGTCCTCTCCTCCCAGATGTAGGTGTGATTGGAGGGATCTAGGTGACCAGCTTAGTCTCTGGGAAAATTAACAGGAGTCTGCTTAGGGTCTGCAAAGGGAATGTCACACAACCAGATGCACCTGAAATAAGATGCAACTCATATATACTTATATCCTGATCTATGTATTTATCATCATTTATCtgtgtctatctatctgtctatcatctatctatcaatcatctatttatctatccatccattatctattatctatctacctatctatctatctctctatccatcatctatctatctatctatctatcatctgtctatttatctatccatccattatctattaatctatctatctatcatctatctatctatcatcatcatctatttaTCTTCTATCTAGGAGAAAAAGAACGGAGCAGGCAGGAGAGAACAAGCCTGCCTCGCTTGAAATGATCCCATGTCCTCCACCCTCTTTGTGAGGGATGCTGCTTGAACATTATTATCCAAAGTTGCTGAGGGAGTGAATGATGGACACAGGCTGCCTGGTGACAAAGCCAGGAGTAGAGCTCTGTCCCTGCCTCAAATGCCCCAGATATTCCCATCCTGAGCTGCATATGCCGGGCACACTGCTGGGCTCCAGGTACAAGTCCAGGTGGCGGTGAGGTCTTGACCCAAGTGCTAGGGGGTAGGTCCTGTCCCCAGTTCTTCCTTGAGCTAACTCTAGGGCTTTATTGGGTGCTTCATCTGTAGACAAAGTAGTTGAGTCTCAACTCTCACCGTATCTTGGAATCATCTTAGAGCCTTTTATAAAAGCAGGGCTGTCTGGCGCTGCCCCAGATGCATGTGACTCGGTGTTGCTACCAGAAGCCCTGAGTCTGGAGTGGGGTCCCGGgcctgtatgatttttttttaagattttatttatttatttgagagagaaagtgtgtgtgtgtgtgtgtgtgtgtgtgtgtgtgtgtgtgtgtgcagaagcagggggaggggcagaggcagagggagaagcagactcactgctgaacAGGGATCCCCAcccaggactggatcccaggactctgagatcatgacctgagcagccAGGATCTGTATGTTCTTAAAAAAGATGCTTTGGCAATTGTGATGATTAACTTTCACCAGACTGAAGGAATTGTAACGATGCCTTCCTTTTATAActagaggattttatttatttattcatttttatgtttgaCTAGAAATTGATGCTGGTGCCCAGTGAAAAGGGACAACCGGTATGTGCTTTCACTTCGCTTTGGCTTAtatcttattttctataattGTTACAGTGTGAATTAGTTAAATCCTTCCAGTTTAGCAAGCATATTGCTAAGTCTCCCTCATTGAAACAGAATGTAAGACCTGTGGAAGATCAACCAAATTGTGAAGGTCAAATGGGGTCATCCATTGGTGACAATGATAGAAACAGAAGCCCTTATTCAATCAGCAATCTCATTGGCAATGGAAGTATATGCAGAAACTCAGTGACTTTGACCCAGAGTTCTTGTGAATATCAGTCCCCCATTGGGTCAATATCTGTAGCACTATTTAAATTCTGTCTCTATGAAGTTATCAGGAAAAAGTCAAAGCACAGCTAATATTTTTAACACCATGGGATACGTGGCCATGAGACACAGAAAATCACGTACAGAAAGTATCTGAGGGGTTGGGACTGTGTTCTTGAGTTTCACGGTCTCTTGCAAGTGTAGAGTTGGGGCAGGCAGACAACAGCCAATCCTGGGCTCTGATGGGGGTCAGTACACGCTCTACTCTGCAAACCAGGTCTTATGCTGGGGATGGTCAGTGCACGCCACGTGGTGACTGGTGGCTGTCTGCCTTCCTGCTCTCAGCTCAGTGATGGCTTCACCTTTGTGTTTTCTCCTGTTACAGATGGGCAGAAGAAAGTTCAAGAAGAATTCGACATTGACATGGATGCGCCAGAGACAGAACGCGCAGCTGTGGCCATTCAGTCTCAGTTCagaaaattccagaagaaaaaggCTGGGTCCCAGTCCTAGTGGAAGATCCCTTCCTAGTCTGCCAGAAGACACTGAATTCAAACATCATCTGtcaagaaattaaaagaacaacACCCTAGAGAGAATTCATCTGCACAcgatacacacatgcacacctgtCCTGCAATGCATGTACAGAGACCCATGATATTTATTCCCTCATAGGAAGGTGTAGACAATGCAACTGTGAGTGGTTTAATCTCTGTTTATCTCTGGTATCATTGCTCCTGCAACTAACTATTTTCCTTGATGTTGTAATAAAATGGAGTTACGATGTGTGATTCAAGTGTCTGCTTTGTCTCTCCCTTTAGATTAACCTGGGAAGTGACCACTGCTATAGATGACTGTGGGGCAGGTGTCTGTTTTTGCCTTCCCTTAAGAGTTAGAGCTGAAACACGGTGCTTCTGCGAGAAGCCTTTCTGCTGGGAACAAGAGATCTACTCTTTGCCATGCCTGTCTCATTTGAAGAGTATCAACTTCCAATTGGCAATGCATTTTCCTCTTATGATGGCAGTAGAGCCCTGTATCCTGGGGTGCCAAAGAGCcagtttcccaggggaattctgacTCACCCAGGAGAACAAGAAGGGGGAGGGCGGAGCATTGACATTTGGCATGTGTCACGCAGATGTGCTCAGCAGGTGCATCTCACAACTCCAAGGGGACGCCCCTACTGCTGAGGCCATTCTCTCTGCACCTGCATGGCTCCAGAGGGAACGTGGCTCtctggtccccccaccccccaacctccctGAGCTCCTTACACTGTGATTTGCTACTTGCTAGAGTCATTGACCACAACCTGCAATTTGGAGAAGCTGTCTGGCTTCTCTCCCATCAAGAGAATACCCTCCTCTGAGATCCTTGCAGGTAAATGGTTTCACACACCCTGAAGGGGTTCCACAGCCTGGGAGGAGAGATTGTCCATCATATGGAGAGGATGCTTCACAGGGTAAAGGCCAGGGGGTTGGGTCCTTGCCTTGGGGCCCCAGTGGTAGGAGCCCCAAACCATTGAACCTTGCTGTTTGAGCTTTGCGGCATGAGAAGCTGATATGGAAGTTGTATCTTGTCTTCAGCATCCTGAGGGGGTTTGTGAGAgcacagtgtttttattttattttattttattttattttattttattttattttattttattttattttattttattttattttattttattttattttattttattttattacgttatgttagtcaccatacagtgcataattagtttttaatgtagtgttccacgattcattatttgtgtataacacccagggtcacctagtttctttcttttaccaGCTCCTTAACTAGGGATTGAGGTGGAGCATGAAGAATggtggaaagaggagagataggctctgtgtgtgtgtgcacctgctcACACCTGTGCCTGGGAGTGCAGGTATAAAGTGTGGTGGAAGGGGGCCAGGGGACGGCTGGGGTAGAGCCCATGCTGCAACTCTGGCAGGGCCCCATTTGTGACCACAAGGGTCGGGACCAAGAAAGACGCATCCGTGGGAAGATTAACTGTTTCAAAAACTCCATCTGAATATGTGTCTAATGTGTTTTGTGGGGAGATCCCTCCTACTGAACAAGTCTCTGGGGCTGTTAGAGATAGGGGGTGGGCTCTGGGATTCCCTGATGGGTTTCTAATTAGAGAAGTACTCAATAGGACCGCTTCAGTACCAGCAAACAACCAGggcttcctggggctcctggaagCTGTGGACTCACTGCAAACAGGACAGCAGGTCGAGGGGACACTCCAGAGTAAGCTTCCTGAGACAGCAGGGCAAATGCCTCAGAAGTTATATGGGCTGCTCCCGTAGTCTTTATGGAGGTAAAGAAAGTTGGGAACATAATTCAGATGAATGCCCGCTATGCCCCATCCTTCTGGTGCCCTCATTGTCCCTTCATTCTCTGAGTAGTGTCACATAAAGGTAGTGGCCCCCTTCCTGAGTGTGTCTGGCCCTGATGGCTGGTGTGGGTCTCCTCCTGCTCTGACTCACCTAGAAGCAGATCTGGTTTTACAGGAAGAACGCTCCCCCTAGAGGGAACTCTCCATGCAAAGCTGGAGAATCTAGGGAGTGTTCTCCCCCAATGTTCCAAAGGGATGGGAAGCACTCCTTAGTAATAATGGCCCATTGatgcagaaggaggagagggggaccAGGGCTGTCATGTTTGGAGAGGCCCTCAACAGCCCCAATACACCTCTCTCATCCCAATCACAGGACAAGGTTGTGTCTGACCTCCTTCGAGCCATGggaatgaatttaattttttgcttCCCAGGTGGACTCATAAGAGTGTCAAACTCTAGCTAACAGCAAGGGGGAGAATCCAAATGTGCTCCCCTCCGCATGGGAATTAGGTATGTTGAGTTTCTGGCCTCATGGAGCCAGAAGGAGAAGGGGCTTATGGCTCCAGGCTTGGAGGGTCTTTCTCTTCCCATGGGCTGCAATGTTCATCTCTGAGGAGGGAACTTCCCCAGGGTGTGCCCAAGGAGGGATGCATAGAGTGTCAGTAAGCTGGAGCATCattaattcaatttcatttcacacatatttattgaactccTACCACGTGTATGTACCGATGCCGTGGCCATGCCTTGTCAAGGTGCTGGAAGGCTGGTGGGGAAGAGGCCCAGAAAAACAGATGATAAAATGGAGAGATTTGCACTGAGACAGCTCATCCAGGCTTGAAGAATCACTGAAGTTTCCCTGAGAAACTGCTACCCCAGCAATGATTGGAAAGATGATGGGAGTCACTAGATAAATAAGGTGGGTTGTTGGGGTTGGTTGGTGGACAAGGGTCCGGGCAAGGCCCAGGAGAAGGAGATGCTCAGCTTTGCAGAGGCGCCCGGTATTAGTACATCCCAGCCCGGGACACGTGGTTCTGTCATCCACACTTGGGCAGGCCAGGAGGCAGGACTCAATGCTTGAGACTTGATACGGAATTGATCTTTGACTTTGAGTCGGCCAGGTGACTGCAGAGAAGTTACCTACTGGAGCAGCAGTTTTCCTTACCAGCAAGGTGATGATCAAGTGTACTTAGGTGGATGTGAAAATTAggaatttaaaatgagataaagtacTTGAGTGTCTGGCTGAGTGTAGGATGTCCAGTACATGAAAGACAGTGATGGCAGACCCATGTGGTAAAGAGTCCATCATTGAGTCCAGTGGCAACAACCTTTTTCCTGACTCAACCCTGATGCAGAATTTCCATGGGACTTGGCTTCTCTTGGTGATAGCCATTTGGGCCAGTGGTGGGCACCTGACCCAAGAGGTGGACTCAGCCAATCAGAATCCTTCTCTTGTGAGTCTGGACTAATGGTCATGGTTACAGAGCTAGTTAATGGGAAAGAGATGTTGAGTGGGGTCAAATCTGGTATTGTGACAGGTAAATCTCCAAAAATCTCTTCACAAAAAAGcaattccctccctttttttccaAGAAGCTTCAAAAGCCCATTTGGAGAGAGATGTAAGAGAGTGCCAAGAGGATTTGAGGGCCATGATATATGGGCCCAGGAGAGACAAAGGGTAGCTTAGGTTGAGTTAGTCATCTTGTTGCAATGAGCAGAAACCCATTCACATGAACTAAAAACAGAGAAATATTCAGGTCTCAGAGACATCTAAGAATAGAATATTCAAGACATCCAAGTAAAGAATAGAACACCATGGGCAGGcagaattacattaaatttataaataaactgGGGTGTGATGGGGGAAGAATTGACATGTTTATATTATTAACTTTACAGCATTTTATGACTTTCAGAGaagtttcatagttttcttcataaaggtctttttattctatttttacatatttcatggtttttgttgtcctttaaaaaattttttttattaacatataatgtattatttgtttcaggggtacaggtctgtgattcattagtcttacacaattcacagcgctcaccagggtacataacctccccaatgtctatcacccagccaccccatccctcccaccccccaccactccagcaaccctcagtttgtttcctgagattaagaatctcttatggtttgtctccctctctggtttcatcttgtttcatttttccctccctttccctatgatcctctgtcttgtttctcaaattcctcatatcagtgagatcatatgataattatctttctctgattgacttatttcgcttagcgtaataccctctagttccaaccacatcgttgcaaatggcaagatttcattttttgatggttgcataatattccattgtatatatataccacattttctttatccattcatttgttgatggacttcttggttctttccatagtttggctattgtggacattgctgctataaacattggaatACAGGTGCTCCTTTGGATCACtccatttgtacctttggggtaaatacccagtagtgcaatagctgggtcgtagggtagctctattttcaactttttgagggacctccatactgttttccagagtggctgcaccagcttgcattcccaccaacagtataggagggctcccctttctctgcatccttgccaacatctgtcctttcctgacttgttaattttagccattctgactggtgtgaggtggtatctcattgaggttttgatttggatttccctgatgctgagtgatgttgagtac is a window of Zalophus californianus isolate mZalCal1 chromosome 1, mZalCal1.pri.v2, whole genome shotgun sequence DNA encoding:
- the PCP4 gene encoding calmodulin regulator protein PCP4, encoding MSERQGAGATNGKDKTSGENDGQKKVQEEFDIDMDAPETERAAVAIQSQFRKFQKKKAGSQS